The sequence CCTGGTGCTTTGGTTTCATCGGGTATAATTTCTACACCTTATCCATTGAATTGCTATTATATATCTGGCTGGGCACCATCTTCACCTATGACCTGCTGAAGTATTTTGGCCACGATAAAATCACCTGCCTGTGCATCGCGGTCATGTTTGGCTGCAGCGGTTTCTTTGTTGGAAGCCTGCAATTCATCAACTTTATTACCGGCGCCGCATTTATTCCTTTATGCCTGAAACTATACCTCAAATGGCAGGCTGGTTTCAATTTCAAAACAAGTGTCCAATGTGCGCTGGCCTTTTATTTCCTGATTGCCTGTGGCCATCCGGCCATGCCTATTGGCATGCTGTATTTCATCCTTTTGATTAACCTGTTGCGGGAACTGATCAATTACAGGAGCTGCACTTTTCGGTCCATAGGGCTTCTATTGGCAAGGAACGGCCTGCTGATGCTGCTTATAGCTGTAATCGTTTGGCCAATACTGTACAGCACTTTTGAAATCATTCCACTCATCACCCGCAGGGATATGGTTAACCAGGCGCATTTTGCGGGAACCGGTTTTACTGTTCCTTCCTACCTGTCTTTTATCCTTCCGTTCACCACTACCAGTACCGGTGAATTCTGGGGAAACAGCGGCCTGATGCGAAATGGGTACTTCTCGTTGCTGGGTATTGGATTGCTGGCATATGCATTATGGAAGAGCAAGACGGAATCACAGAAAATATTTCTCTGGGTAGGGCTCATCTTCCTGGGATTTAGTGCAGGCGGCCCATTTAAGGAATTCCTGTATTCCCGGCTACCCCTGTTTCAATTTATCCGGACGAATGGCGAATACCGGGTTTTTTCCATCCTCTCATTTTTAATAGTGGCCTCGTTTCCGCTGAATAAATTGATCCTTCAAACAGATCATGCCGGATTCAGGGGCGTTATAAAAAAAATCCTTTTTATTTCATTGCCGTTGCTGGTTGCTGCCATCCTTTTCTTTTTCCGGTCTGGTTGGGAGATGCCCGCTACAACTGGTTCCCTTGACTTTAGCTCCAAAATAAAATGGCTGCTGGACAACATTCCCTTCGCCCTGAGAGTCACGATCAGTATGGCAGTTATCGTTTTTTTAGGGAGCCTTGCACTTTTCCTGTACAGGAGGATGCCACTCCCCTTTCTGGTCCTGTCACTGGTAATAGTTGATATGGCCATCCAATGCTGGTTGAACCTGCCGTATTCCGGCATCCAGGCCAAATCTCCGGGGTCAATGCAGGCCCTGATCAGCAAGGTTCCAGCCGGAATTCCAATTCCAACCCTGGCTCCCCTTTCGCTAAATACCAGGCCGGAAGTCAATAATATCATTGGGTGCTGGTCTTATTATTCAAAACAACCCGGGACTCCTGAATATTGTGATTATCCCACTGTATTCTCCAGTACCCATCACTATTTTAATTCGGAATATTTTCTTCACCCGACGGACCGGCCTTATGTTTACCTTGAAAAATCGGGACAACCCGTTAAGACCCTGGCATTCAGGAATTCAGCCATGGCTTATGGGACAGATAATACTGCGCCGGACCTGCTGGTTCTATTACAAAACGGGCATCCCAACTGGGCAGCATATGCAGACGGTAAAAAAATAAACATAGTTCCTTACCAGGAGGCATTTATGGCGGTGGAATTGCCTGCCGGTAAACACCGGGTGGAATTTGTTTTTTCACCCTTCAAATTAAGGCTGGTCCTGGAAGCCTGGGGCATACTGTTGTTAATACTGGCAATAGCTTACCGGTACAGCAATAAAATCAGATTTTCTTCCCTTTCATTGCCTTAGCAATAGCCAGGTCCATTACCCTTTCCGCATATGGCCTTGAAAGTTCATTCAGCGCTTCAATCCGGGCTTGGATTTCATCCTTGGTGCCGGTAGCAATGGATTGATTCAGTTGGTCAATGGCATTGGTTGTTGCAGCAATTTCTGCTTCCTCCAGGTATTCCCTGTTCTTATTTATGAAGGCTACAGTGGTATCGATCATCTGACTGGCTTCGGTTTGTGCTTCAACCAGCGACCGGATGGCAATATCCTCCTTTGCATGGACAATTGATTCCATCAGCATGGATTCCACTTCTTCATCCGTTAATCCATATTGCGGTTTAACTTCAATTGCCTGCTCAACTCCGCTTCTCAGTTCTTTTGCTTTAACAACCAGGATTCCGTCTGCATTGATTAAAAAGGTTAATTCAACCTTTGGTAAACCTGCCGGCATGGAAGGAATTCCGGTGAGGTTGAAAGCAGCCAGTTTCCGGTTATCTTTTACAAGATCCCTTTCGCCCTGGTAAACTGATATTTTTATTCCAGATTGCCCATCCTTCTGGGTTGTATATTGCCTCGCTATCCTGGTAGGGATCTTTGAATTCCTGGGGATTAAAACATCCATCAGTCCACCCATAGTTTCAATACCAAGTGAGAGCGGTGTAATATCCAGCAGCAGGAAATCTTTATTGTTACCGGCCAGGATCTCGGCCTGAACTGCAGCACCGAGCGCAACCACCTCATCGGGATTCAAAGATGCATGCAGTGGTTTTCCAAAAAACCTGGCTACTTCTTTTTTCACCAGGTTAACCCGGGTGGAACCACCCACCATCACCACGTCATCAATGTCGGCTGTGGTTAAACCCGCATCTTTTAAGGCCCGTTCAGAGGCTTCCAGGGTTTTTTTCACCAGGGGGTCAATTAATTTTTCAAATTCTGATGTTGTAATCTGTAGCTGGTATTTGCCTACATGATCAATGAATACGTCTTTTTGCCCAAGGTGCCTTTTTGCCTCTTCCGCTTTGAGCCGTAATTGCTGGAGCAACATTTTGTCCTGCTCAACCTGTGTTGCATCAATGCCATGTTCCCTGATCCATTTCATGACAATGGCATGGTCGAAATCATCACCACCGAGGTAAGTATCCCCATTTGTGGACATCACTTCAAAAATTCCATTGCTGATGCGCAAAATGGAAATATCAAATGTTCCGCCCCCCAGGTCATATACCGCAATTGTTTTTTCGTCTTCTTTGTGAATGCCTAACCCATAGGCTAAACTAGCAGCAGTTGGTTCATTTATGATCCGTAAAACATCCAGTCCGGCCAGTTTCCCGGCATCCCTGGTCGCCTGGCGCTGGGCATCATTAAAATATGCCGGAACGGTGATAACAGCTTTGGATACAGGAGTTTTCAAAATATGTTCAGCCCTTGTTTTGAGTTCTTTCAATATAAAGGCTGACAACTCAATGGGGGAATAGAATTTATCACCCACCTGCACTTTCACCAGGCTGTCGGAATTATCATCAATTACTTTATAGGTGAAAAAGGAAGCGTTTTTCCTGATATCATCATACGACTTCCCCATTAGTCTTTTAGCAGAAAAAATGGTATTTGCCGGATCATTTACCAGGTAATTGCGGGCAGTTTCACCAACGCTGACTGCGCCATCTTCCCCAAAATGTATGATAGAAGGTACAAGGGATGAACTATTGTGTTCTTTTAAAGCAACAGGTTTTTTGCTTTCAGGATGGATGATCGCCACCAGGCTATTGGTAGTGCCAAGGTCTATCCCCACGATCATCTCTTCCTGCTGCAAACTACCCGTAGCAATATTAATACCGATCTTTGCCATAATGAAAATACTGTTTTATACCTGGCAAAGATAGCCCTTACCGCATGAGATACATCTTTCCATATCCATGGTTAAAAAATTTATCAGTATTATCGTTGTCTGACTTGAATTTTTCCATTTTCTTGCCGTTTAGTGAGGTGATCACCCGGTAGAGGTATACACCGTTACCCAAACGCTGGCCAAACTGATCAGTCCCATCCCATTTATATTCAGTAATATTCCTGCCGATCCTTAATGGTCCCAGTTCATCACCTGTGATCTCCCGGACAATCTTTCCGGTTACCGTAAGGATCTGAATTTTGAAATTTGTGGGCACCTGGCTTCCGGTTATCGTGAATACAAAGGCAGTGGAAGTAGTAAATGGATTTGGATAATTCAGCAAATTAGAGATCATCGGTTTATTGATGACCAGGAAATTGATATTGTAATCAATTTTACCAGCTGCATTATCGCTGGCGTCCTTTCCGGTAACCGTGAGTTCATAGTTATCGATGCCGTCTTCGCGGTAGGTCTTCAGGAAAGATGGTGTGAAATCGATGGTTGCCGTATTATCTGCAGTACTGGTAGCGGGCGTAAACCTTACTGTATCATTATCATACCGGTAAGACCTGATGCTGCCATCGGGGAATTTCACCTTTACCTTCATTAATGACGTGTCTTTTAATAATAAGAATTTAGACTCATCTTTCAGCTTAATCTGGATCATTGGCCTGGCAGAAACAATATCACCACTTAAAATATGCGTGCCATCAAAGGTGACATCGAGCAATGGGTTCAGTTTATCATAACGAACATACAAACTCCGGTAAAGGAAATTATTGAAATGATATTGTTCAGGCTGGTCGTTATTGGGGTTGAATTCAACGAATACCATATTGCTGCCCGGAAATTTCTGCGTATCGATCGGATACCTGAATATGACGGTATCCCCGCTGATCAATGGTTTCAGCAAGCCGCTTGGCAGCACATGCGGAACATTGTTCCTGTCCGTCAATACTACCTTAACACTGATACTGTCAAATGAAAATTTACTTACATTCTTAAATGCTATACCAAAGTTGACGACCTCCCCGAATTCTACTGTATCGCGCGATGTAAAGAACAGGTTTGGCGCCAGGGCACCTTCAGGCACAGGGTCATATATGAGTTTCCAGTAATCGAGCTGAAACGGTGTAAAGTGCACGGAATCGGCATTACGCATTTCCAGTGAAAGCTTTGGGTATTGGCTGGCATCAATAGAAGAAATGTCCACATCCTGCTCGGTTAAGGCCAATTCCCGGATAAAGCTTTTGTTATTGTTAATGTCGGTTCCGAAGAGAGAAACTGATACATGATCGGTCGGTGTATTATCCAGTTGCCGGCCTTTCCAATGCAGCTCTTTCCAGGCTTTTGCCGGTCCGAATTGCGGAGAATTAATGAACCCTACCGACTGGGGTGAAACACATTCAACCGCCGTTGAAATACGGTCATAGATGCCATCAGAAATTTTCTGTTGCGGCGCAAACAGGTTATCCCCTTTCTTATATACTAAACTCCAGCATTTGGGTGCTGTCAATTGGTCAATATCGCTAAGTCCAACCTGCAACAGTTTATGGTAAAGGGAATTTTTTGAGCCATATAATGCCGTATCACCCTGCCAGGTTGTGGAAAATGAATTTGGAACATTATAATCAATAGACCGTACGATGACAAAATAACCTTTTGGAATAGAATCCATGAAGTCCATGATCTTCTTCCTGCCGGCTGCAGTCATATATGAAAACTCAAAATTCCAGTGGGTGGATGCTTTACAATTTGCACTTCCGCTTCCATACCTGAACAGGTTTTTATTGAATTCATCCACATTTTTCCAGGGTTCGAAGGTCAGGGGATCGATGATATTAAACAGCAATGAACGGCCTACGCAGGCACTTCGAATATTTTCGTTATCATTTATGAAAACAGCGAAGTCACCGTCCTGTGTGCCAGATGTGGGATACATGGCTTGTTTAATGGTAACATTATTTATTTTATCATTAAAGGTCCAGGTCCTGTTATCTTTCAGGGCAAGGCCTTTTGCTTCAGAATTCAGGTGCTGGAAATAATGGGACTGGTTAAATCCATCTGAAGATTTACTCCTGAATTGGAATGAGGCCCCACTCCACAGGTAATTTTCGCCCTGTGGCGGTACAAGGGCGGTGCGCCAGTAATACACCACACTATCAAGGAAAACGGTTTGGGGGTCAAATTCCAGGATTCCGCCAGTTGAGCTAAGTGTAAGCTCTTTCTTTAGGGATGAATTAAAGAGTGTGGTGGTATCCAGTTCGAGTTTATACTGGTTAAGCGTGCTAAATGGATTAGCCGTTGAAGCAAAGAGCTTTTGTGCAGGATCTGTTACGATCGCATAGTTATAAGGGTAAACCGGTGTTATCCCGTCTTCATAAATAAAGAAGGTTTTAGTAAATGAGTTATTCATTTCATCTACTTCACTAATGAGCCCATTACCATCAATAGTTACACTTATCTTATTGGCGCCTTTATCTGTTAATGCGTTGATGGGAACTTCCAGTTCAACTGAATCAGCATAAAACACAGCCGGCCGCTTCTCATTAAACAGGGTCTCGATTTTTCCATTCGGCAATATCCTGTTAATGGTGAGCAGGACCGAATCATTTGTGGCCATACCCAGGTTATAATATTTTACTTTCACCTTGAAGATGCGGTCCGCAACTGAAACAAGGGAAGGCGAAATATTGATCAGTGATTCTTCAATATCGTAATCAGGGTTTTTCGCTGGATTTACGACCAAAGCAGGGTCACCGTGCAGGTTGATCTGTTCGGCATGGCTTCTCGCGAGGAAATCCAAAGGACCATAAGCCTGAAGCATATCAGCCAGTGCATCAATATTTAATTTTCCCAAAGTTGCCCCATAATCTGAATTCCCCATCCTGTTATAAAATGCTTCCAGGTAGGAAGCCAGGTACTGCATTACACCATAATGTGAACTGGCCAGAAATGCAATACTTCCTCGCTGGTCGGCCAGCGTGAATTTTTCCGAAAGCGTTGACAGATCCGCAAATCGGGTGAGGCTATACCTGAAAAGGTCACCCGCATAGCAACCCATAACGGAAAAAACCGGGTATTTGCCCTGGTTGGTGTATTCATTGGGGTCTTCAATATTAAATTCGAGTGTACTTGCAGAAGAGTGCCCGAAATACGTGAGCATTTTCAATCCATTGTTAATTCCGGCGGCAAGTTTTTGGGTGCCGGTCTGGTCTTGCTGGTTACCCACAGATTTACATAAAACAGTAACATTACTGCCTGATAAGGTATCCTCAATGAGGGTTTTATATTCTGTGATATAATTACACAACTGGCTGGCCAATAACGCGTCTGTTGCACCTGTGATATGGATCATATCCTTCATCCACAATTTTCCTTCAACGGTATTTGGAGATGTCTGCTGAGCCGACTCATACTGTTTTACTTTATCAAGATACCGTTCAATCTCAATTGCATTGATCACCGATAACCTGCCAATAGGAATGGTGGCAACGGCACTGGATGATGATGATGAAACCAGCATATTATCTGATCCGGGATAGCCATAGGTCGGCACAAGATTAAGTTCCTCCAGCCTTGCCTGTTCCGAAAAAGTAGAGAGAGCCGCATTACTCAGGAATTTATAATCCAGGTAATGAACGCCTTTTCCAATAAGGAATACCTGGCTGACAGGTGTGCTAAATGTAGACCTTGCAAATCTCAGGAAATTCTTCACTGACAAAGGATGCCCTTTGATGCCAAATGCGAACTGATCGGCCAGTTCATTGATATCATAGATTCTGCTGGTATAGGCGCCACCTGCAACGCTGCTGCGGTAGCTTCGGTAAGCTTCAACCGGATTGGCACCGCCGGTTCCATTATACAACTTCGGATTTGAAATGATCAGGTAGTTTCCCTGTAAAGCGGTATTGGAGAAATTGGTAAACGTTTTCGGTGTCAGGCTGGTAACAGGAACCGCCATACCAGGCTTCTGGCTTACAAGTACCATTTTACGTGTCGAAGACGCGCCTCTCAGGGCAAACCTCACCAGGCCAGCCTTTGCTGTATTTCCGATATACCTTTCCTGGGTTTCCGTATCATACAAGACCGGTGATGTACCTGCAGTGTTGAAATTTTTTATTTCAAGGTAGTAGCCTGCGGGGTTGGATGGAAGGTCAAAATAAAACTGGCTGGTATTATTGAAATCAAATTCACAGGGGAAACTCAATTCATAAAAGGATAATACAAACTGGTCAGTATAATTTTCGGTGGGTGTTGGTGGTGGTTGCACGTTTAAAAAATCCACGGTTGCTTTTCCGGAAGAAAGCAGGCTTACCGGGAATTTAACAGACATAACGAGATCAGAAAAATAATTCATGGCAGTATCTGCCATAACATTGCTATTGAGTGATACCCTAACCCTTCTGGTCCTAACCGTTTTACCAAAAGCGCCAAAGCTTAATGTTGCATCAGGTCCTCCTGCATATGCTTTAAGTTCATTCAGCACTTCGCTCCTGGTAGAACGTTGCGCGATATTCGTACTGCTCCAGAATTCACCCCGGTCATAGGAAGACGAATAAACGTACTGTTCGAGGTCGGCTGCATATCCCGGGTTCTGCAATTGCCTGAAGTATTTGCCTGCTTTATGTATAAAATAAGGTTCTGCTGGCAAGGAATTGCCTGCAATATCATTGTCAATAGTGGTATATCGTTTATTGGGAAGTGCAGGTTCAACAGTCAGGAAATAAACGGCTGTATCTGAGTGCAGGTTATACTTTGTAACATGTTGTTCCTTAGCCAAGCGATACAGAGGCCGGTCTGGCTCCCCGTCATTTGCCTTACCAAGAAATTCTATAAAACCTCCGGCCGGAAGTACTCCTGATGCCACAGAAGTGTATAATGGAACTTCCTGACCATTACGGTAGAGCCTGAACTGCTCCACGGGGGTAGAACCCAATCCAGCCTGGTCTAATGTGGATTTTGGAATCTGGTACAGGCTATCCTTCCCAACCTTGAATTTGTAGTAGGTGTAATTATAGTTGATCCATTCATTATTGAATTGCTGCGCGGTGACTGATACACCAGCACTGAGCAGGCACAATAATGAAATAAATAGTTTCCAGAATTTCATGCTACGGTAATTTCGCATACATTACAATGCTTGCTTTTTTTTATTTTTTTTCACCAGGTCTAATTTCAAGGAAAACACATGGGTGTACAATGGATTAGACTGGTTAGCCAGGTTGGTAAAGGCATAGTCAATGGTCACATTCTGCAGTTTGAAACCTGCACCAATTGCCGGCTGGTAGATCCATATCTTGCGGGTATACGTGCTATCTTCGTCTTCAAGGGCTTTCTGGAAATTATTGATACCCGCACGAACAAAAAATACATTTTTCACAGAGGCTTCCAGCCCGATTTTTGGATCAATACTTACGGCACTCGAACTTATAACGGTATTTCTCCGGCCATCAAAAGTGAAATCAAGATTCGCTTCCGCCAGCAGGTTCACCGCCTTGCTGATCCGGAAATTATAGGCACCCCCTGCGATCAGTTTTGGCGCGGTTAATTCTGTTGATTTTACGGGTATGTCGTTTTGGGTGACATAAAACACTTCCCGCATCTTGTCATTGATACTGTATGACCAGGCGTTGAATGTGGTGGTTACGTCGCGGGCTACCAGTCCGAGTCGGAGTCGTTTGTTGATGTATTGAACGCCGGCATCAAATCCAAATCCCCATGCCGTTGCAAAATCACCTGCTTTGCGGTGAATTACTTTTGCATTAAATCCAAGGCTCAGCTGTTTACCTTCTCCCTTCATT comes from Flavihumibacter fluvii and encodes:
- a CDS encoding YfhO family protein, whose amino-acid sequence is MVNSEFFEKTRVYLLLLIILLVAYFPVSSFLFALKNDALTDNFPPKFFFSEALHAGQFPWWNPYINFGLPAYADIGFAFWNPITWCFGFIGYNFYTLSIELLLYIWLGTIFTYDLLKYFGHDKITCLCIAVMFGCSGFFVGSLQFINFITGAAFIPLCLKLYLKWQAGFNFKTSVQCALAFYFLIACGHPAMPIGMLYFILLINLLRELINYRSCTFRSIGLLLARNGLLMLLIAVIVWPILYSTFEIIPLITRRDMVNQAHFAGTGFTVPSYLSFILPFTTTSTGEFWGNSGLMRNGYFSLLGIGLLAYALWKSKTESQKIFLWVGLIFLGFSAGGPFKEFLYSRLPLFQFIRTNGEYRVFSILSFLIVASFPLNKLILQTDHAGFRGVIKKILFISLPLLVAAILFFFRSGWEMPATTGSLDFSSKIKWLLDNIPFALRVTISMAVIVFLGSLALFLYRRMPLPFLVLSLVIVDMAIQCWLNLPYSGIQAKSPGSMQALISKVPAGIPIPTLAPLSLNTRPEVNNIIGCWSYYSKQPGTPEYCDYPTVFSSTHHYFNSEYFLHPTDRPYVYLEKSGQPVKTLAFRNSAMAYGTDNTAPDLLVLLQNGHPNWAAYADGKKINIVPYQEAFMAVELPAGKHRVEFVFSPFKLRLVLEAWGILLLILAIAYRYSNKIRFSSLSLP
- a CDS encoding PorV/PorQ family protein, with the protein product MLKWCVVLFFILPSPGMAQFRKYSNEFLNIGAGARGLSMGSAQVASVADGTAGYWNPAGLVKVKDQAQVNIMHAEYFAGIGKYDYANVAIPLNDGKRTIGLSILRFAVDDIPNTVFLVEPDGSINFDNITTFSSADYGFLFSYAQQLKMKGEGKQLSLGFNAKVIHRKAGDFATAWGFGFDAGVQYINKRLRLGLVARDVTTTFNAWSYSINDKMREVFYVTQNDIPVKSTELTAPKLIAGGAYNFRISKAVNLLAEANLDFTFDGRRNTVISSSAVSIDPKIGLEASVKNVFFVRAGINNFQKALEDEDSTYTRKIWIYQPAIGAGFKLQNVTIDYAFTNLANQSNPLYTHVFSLKLDLVKKNKKKQAL
- a CDS encoding C25 family cysteine peptidase — translated: MKFWKLFISLLCLLSAGVSVTAQQFNNEWINYNYTYYKFKVGKDSLYQIPKSTLDQAGLGSTPVEQFRLYRNGQEVPLYTSVASGVLPAGGFIEFLGKANDGEPDRPLYRLAKEQHVTKYNLHSDTAVYFLTVEPALPNKRYTTIDNDIAGNSLPAEPYFIHKAGKYFRQLQNPGYAADLEQYVYSSSYDRGEFWSSTNIAQRSTRSEVLNELKAYAGGPDATLSFGAFGKTVRTRRVRVSLNSNVMADTAMNYFSDLVMSVKFPVSLLSSGKATVDFLNVQPPPTPTENYTDQFVLSFYELSFPCEFDFNNTSQFYFDLPSNPAGYYLEIKNFNTAGTSPVLYDTETQERYIGNTAKAGLVRFALRGASSTRKMVLVSQKPGMAVPVTSLTPKTFTNFSNTALQGNYLIISNPKLYNGTGGANPVEAYRSYRSSVAGGAYTSRIYDINELADQFAFGIKGHPLSVKNFLRFARSTFSTPVSQVFLIGKGVHYLDYKFLSNAALSTFSEQARLEELNLVPTYGYPGSDNMLVSSSSSSAVATIPIGRLSVINAIEIERYLDKVKQYESAQQTSPNTVEGKLWMKDMIHITGATDALLASQLCNYITEYKTLIEDTLSGSNVTVLCKSVGNQQDQTGTQKLAAGINNGLKMLTYFGHSSASTLEFNIEDPNEYTNQGKYPVFSVMGCYAGDLFRYSLTRFADLSTLSEKFTLADQRGSIAFLASSHYGVMQYLASYLEAFYNRMGNSDYGATLGKLNIDALADMLQAYGPLDFLARSHAEQINLHGDPALVVNPAKNPDYDIEESLINISPSLVSVADRIFKVKVKYYNLGMATNDSVLLTINRILPNGKIETLFNEKRPAVFYADSVELEVPINALTDKGANKISVTIDGNGLISEVDEMNNSFTKTFFIYEDGITPVYPYNYAIVTDPAQKLFASTANPFSTLNQYKLELDTTTLFNSSLKKELTLSSTGGILEFDPQTVFLDSVVYYWRTALVPPQGENYLWSGASFQFRSKSSDGFNQSHYFQHLNSEAKGLALKDNRTWTFNDKINNVTIKQAMYPTSGTQDGDFAVFINDNENIRSACVGRSLLFNIIDPLTFEPWKNVDEFNKNLFRYGSGSANCKASTHWNFEFSYMTAAGRKKIMDFMDSIPKGYFVIVRSIDYNVPNSFSTTWQGDTALYGSKNSLYHKLLQVGLSDIDQLTAPKCWSLVYKKGDNLFAPQQKISDGIYDRISTAVECVSPQSVGFINSPQFGPAKAWKELHWKGRQLDNTPTDHVSVSLFGTDINNNKSFIRELALTEQDVDISSIDASQYPKLSLEMRNADSVHFTPFQLDYWKLIYDPVPEGALAPNLFFTSRDTVEFGEVVNFGIAFKNVSKFSFDSISVKVVLTDRNNVPHVLPSGLLKPLISGDTVIFRYPIDTQKFPGSNMVFVEFNPNNDQPEQYHFNNFLYRSLYVRYDKLNPLLDVTFDGTHILSGDIVSARPMIQIKLKDESKFLLLKDTSLMKVKVKFPDGSIRSYRYDNDTVRFTPATSTADNTATIDFTPSFLKTYREDGIDNYELTVTGKDASDNAAGKIDYNINFLVINKPMISNLLNYPNPFTTSTAFVFTITGSQVPTNFKIQILTVTGKIVREITGDELGPLRIGRNITEYKWDGTDQFGQRLGNGVYLYRVITSLNGKKMEKFKSDNDNTDKFFNHGYGKMYLMR
- the hscA gene encoding Fe-S protein assembly chaperone HscA; the encoded protein is MAKIGINIATGSLQQEEMIVGIDLGTTNSLVAIIHPESKKPVALKEHNSSSLVPSIIHFGEDGAVSVGETARNYLVNDPANTIFSAKRLMGKSYDDIRKNASFFTYKVIDDNSDSLVKVQVGDKFYSPIELSAFILKELKTRAEHILKTPVSKAVITVPAYFNDAQRQATRDAGKLAGLDVLRIINEPTAASLAYGLGIHKEDEKTIAVYDLGGGTFDISILRISNGIFEVMSTNGDTYLGGDDFDHAIVMKWIREHGIDATQVEQDKMLLQQLRLKAEEAKRHLGQKDVFIDHVGKYQLQITTSEFEKLIDPLVKKTLEASERALKDAGLTTADIDDVVMVGGSTRVNLVKKEVARFFGKPLHASLNPDEVVALGAAVQAEILAGNNKDFLLLDITPLSLGIETMGGLMDVLIPRNSKIPTRIARQYTTQKDGQSGIKISVYQGERDLVKDNRKLAAFNLTGIPSMPAGLPKVELTFLINADGILVVKAKELRSGVEQAIEVKPQYGLTDEEVESMLMESIVHAKEDIAIRSLVEAQTEASQMIDTTVAFINKNREYLEEAEIAATTNAIDQLNQSIATGTKDEIQARIEALNELSRPYAERVMDLAIAKAMKGKKI